The Setaria italica strain Yugu1 chromosome IX, Setaria_italica_v2.0, whole genome shotgun sequence genome has a window encoding:
- the LOC105913540 gene encoding probable glucan 1,3-beta-glucosidase A: protein MSSAGLALLLLLVCSSWLLPRSDARRTMAAAGAPGPPIRAVNLGGWLLTEGWILPSLFDGIPNNDLLDGTQLQFKSVTQNRYLVADQGGGAAILADRVQPSGWETFKLWRIDETTFNFRVFGNQFVGVNATGGVVATATTPGPSETFQLVRRDSDKSRVRIRAPNGLFLQAKTMESVTADHSEDTDWGDDDPSVFVTNNVARLQGEYQICNGYGITKATEVLRNHWNTYITENDFNFIASSGLNAVRIPVGWWIASDPNPPLPFVGGSLQALDNAFSWAEKYNLGVIVDLHAAPGSQNPFEHSATRDGSQEWGTSDANIAQTVQVIDFLAKRYANSPSLLAIELLNEPLAPGATLPSLKKYYQDGYNAVRQHTSTAYVIMSNRLSADATELLQFAGGFSGAVLDVHYYNLFDSKFNSLTVDQNIDFVRNNRSADLAAVTNQNGLPLTFVGEWVAEWTIQGASKTDYQRFAQAQQEVYGRATFGWAYWTLKNVNNHWSMQWMIQNGYITLNS, encoded by the exons ATGAGCAGCGCGGGACTcgcgcttctcctcctcctcgtttgCTCGTCGTGGCTCCTCCCCCGATCTGATGCCAGGAGGACGATGGCGGCTGCaggggcgccggggccgccgaTCCGGGCGGTGAACCTCGGCGGCTGGCTCCTGACGGAGGGCTGGATACTGCCCTCCCTCTTCGATGGCATTCCCAACAACGACCTCCTG GATGGCACCCAGCTCCAGTTCAAGTCCGTGACCCAGAACAGGTACCTCGTCGCCGaccagggcggcggcgccgccatcctCGCCGACCGGGTGCAGCCGTCCGGCTGGGAGACCTTCAAG CTGTGGAGGATTGATGAGACGACTTTCAACTTCCGCGTGTTCGGCAACCAGTTCGTTGGCGTCAACGCCACCGGCGGAGTCGTCGCGACGGCCACCACGCCGGGGCCGTCGGAGACGTTCCAGCTCGTGCGCAGGGACAGCGACAAGAGCAGGGTCCGCATCAGGGCGCCCAACGGGCTCTTCTTGCAG GCAAAGACCATGGAGTCAGTGACAGCAGATCACAGTGAGGACACAGACTGGGGTGACGATGACCCGTCAGTTTTTGTCACAAATAATGTCGCCCGCTTGCAAGGGGAATATCAGATATGCAATGGCTATGGCATAACAAAAGCCACAGAGGTGCTCAGG AATCACTGGAATACATACATAACCGAGAACGACTTCAATTTCATTGCATCAAGTGGACTGAACGCGGTGAGAATCCCAGTTGGATGGTGGATTGCCAGTGACCCCAATCCTCCACTTCCATTCGTTGGAGGCTCTCTCCAAGCGTTGGATAATGCATTCAGCTGGGCAGA GAAGTACAACTTGGGTGTTATTGTGGACTTGCACGCTGCCCCGGGGTCTCAAAACCCATTCGAGCACAGTGCAACTAGAGACGGCTCGCAAGAGTGGGGAACTAGCGATGCAAACATAGCTCAGACAGTGCAAGTCATCGATTTTCTCGCAAAAAG GTATGCGAACAGCCCAAGCCTCCTGGCCATCGAGCTTCTCAACGAGCCGTTGGCGCCGGGCGCAACCCTGCCCAGCCTGAAAAAGTATTACCAGGACGGCTACAACGCCGTGAGGCAGCACACATCGACAGCCTACGTGATCATGTCCAACAGGTTGTCCGCGGACGCGACCGAGCTCCTTCAGTTCGCCggcggcttctccggcgccgtCCTCGACGTGCACTACTACAACCTTTTTGATAGCAAGTTCAACAGCCTCACCGTGGACCAGAACATCGACTTCGTCAGGAACAACCGCTCCGCtgacctcgccgccgtcacGAATCAGAACGGGCTCCCTCTCACGTTCGTGG GGGAGTGGGTAGCCGAATGGACCATTCAAGGCGCATCGAAGACAGACTACCAGAGGTTTGCGCAAGCGCAGCAAGAGGTTTATGGACGAGCTACCTTTGGATGGGCCTATTGGACGCTCAAGAACGTGAATAACCATTGGAGTATGCAGTGGATGATCCAAAACGGATACATCACACTGAACAGCTAG